From the Gramella sp. Hel_I_59 genome, one window contains:
- a CDS encoding substrate-binding domain-containing protein gives MTKIKVGGVPEHFNLPWHRCIENNKFAEAGIDLEWKEVPEGTGAMCNLLREEEIDVAVILTEGISRDIINGNQSKIIQNYIGSPLIWGIHVDGRSSFKNINDLKDTKAAISREGSGSHLMAYVNAENVGWNTDSLKFEVVHNLEGAIEALRQDNAQYFMWEHFTTKPLVDNNTFRLIADCPTPWPCFVIAASQKVIVEKPDELLKMLDVLNTETSNFKIQKSIDVELAERYGQKLEDIRKWLDLTHWSQQQIADQNLTEVQDYLKRLKLISEKVDNKELIHNFRAK, from the coding sequence ATGACTAAGATTAAAGTTGGTGGTGTACCGGAGCATTTTAATTTACCCTGGCATCGTTGTATCGAGAATAATAAATTCGCAGAAGCGGGAATAGATCTTGAATGGAAGGAAGTTCCGGAAGGTACAGGAGCGATGTGCAATTTGCTTAGGGAAGAGGAAATAGACGTAGCCGTTATACTAACAGAAGGTATTAGCCGTGACATCATAAATGGAAACCAAAGTAAGATTATTCAGAATTATATTGGAAGTCCGCTTATTTGGGGAATTCATGTGGACGGTAGATCTTCCTTTAAAAACATCAACGATCTTAAAGATACAAAGGCCGCAATTAGCCGTGAAGGAAGCGGCTCACATCTCATGGCCTATGTAAATGCTGAAAATGTTGGTTGGAATACAGATTCACTCAAATTCGAAGTTGTTCATAACCTGGAAGGAGCTATTGAGGCTTTGAGACAGGATAATGCACAGTATTTTATGTGGGAACATTTCACCACAAAACCTCTGGTGGACAATAATACCTTCCGACTTATAGCCGACTGCCCTACTCCATGGCCTTGTTTTGTGATAGCAGCTTCTCAAAAAGTAATTGTTGAAAAGCCTGACGAACTTCTAAAAATGCTGGATGTCTTGAATACTGAAACAAGCAATTTCAAAATTCAGAAAAGTATAGATGTTGAACTGGCAGAAAGATACGGACAGAAACTGGAAGATATCCGTAAATGGCTTGATCTTACTCATTGGAGTCAGCAGCAAATTGCCGATCAAAATCTAACTGAAGTTCAGGATTATTTAAAAAGACTTAAACTTATTTCCGAAAAAGTAGATAATAAGGAATTAATTCATAATTTCAGGGCCAAATAA
- a CDS encoding nucleoside phosphorylase codes for MSLKASELILNEDGSIYHLGLLPHEIADTVITVGDPARVERISAYFDKIEITRMKREFCTHTGLLDGKRITVMSTGMGTDNIDIALTELDALANIDLQKKEVKNDLRALDIIRIGTTGSIREDIALDSFLVSELAMGFDGLMHFYESDSFLQADYAEEFVKQTNWSSKKAYPYVVEGSGRLIEKFSSKDTVKGFTATNIGFYGPQGRVLRNSIPEADMNQNIAAFSLNGRSITNLEMETSGIYGMSKLLGHHAVSMNAVLANRATGEFSADPGKLVDNLIKYCLERIVA; via the coding sequence ATGAGTTTAAAAGCTTCAGAATTGATCCTCAACGAGGACGGTTCCATATATCACCTTGGTTTACTACCACATGAAATCGCAGATACAGTGATCACCGTTGGTGACCCGGCAAGAGTAGAAAGAATTAGTGCTTATTTTGATAAAATCGAGATTACTAGAATGAAACGTGAGTTCTGTACTCATACTGGTCTGCTGGATGGAAAAAGAATTACCGTGATGTCTACAGGAATGGGAACAGATAATATTGATATCGCTTTAACCGAACTGGATGCATTGGCAAATATCGATCTGCAGAAGAAAGAAGTTAAGAATGATCTTAGAGCTTTGGACATTATTAGAATTGGTACCACCGGTTCTATTAGAGAAGATATCGCTTTAGATTCATTTCTGGTAAGTGAACTTGCAATGGGCTTTGATGGTCTAATGCATTTCTATGAAAGTGATAGTTTTTTACAGGCTGATTATGCTGAAGAATTTGTAAAACAAACGAACTGGTCTTCTAAAAAAGCATATCCATATGTAGTCGAAGGAAGTGGTAGACTCATCGAGAAGTTCTCATCCAAAGATACTGTCAAAGGTTTTACTGCCACGAACATTGGTTTCTATGGTCCACAGGGAAGAGTTCTTCGGAACTCTATTCCTGAAGCAGATATGAATCAAAATATCGCCGCCTTTAGTTTAAATGGAAGGTCTATTACCAATCTTGAAATGGAAACTTCAGGAATCTATGGGATGTCCAAACTACTGGGACATCATGCAGTCTCTATGAATGCCGTATTAGCGAACAGAGCTACCGGAGAATTTTCAGCAGATCCTGGAAAACTTGTGGATAATCTCATTAAATACTGTCTTGAAAGGATCGTTGCTTAA
- a CDS encoding uracil-DNA glycosylase — translation MNVRIDQSWKKVLNAEFEKDYFKNLIQYVKEEYTEHKCFPPGSEIFAAFDHSTFDNTRVVILGQDPYHGVGQANGLCFSVRDNVQIPPSLINIFKEIETDLNQPAPSSGNLERWADQGVLLLNATLSVRAHQAGSHQNKGWEVFTDEVIRLISTEKENVVFILWGGYAKKKSKLIDSSKHLILTSGHPSPLSANRGYWFGNKHFSQANEYLQSKGKKPINW, via the coding sequence ATGAACGTAAGAATAGATCAAAGCTGGAAAAAAGTTCTAAATGCTGAATTTGAAAAGGACTATTTCAAGAATTTAATCCAATATGTAAAAGAGGAGTATACGGAGCATAAATGTTTTCCTCCAGGCAGTGAAATTTTTGCTGCTTTTGATCATTCAACATTTGATAATACCAGGGTAGTTATTCTGGGTCAGGATCCATATCATGGAGTAGGGCAGGCGAACGGTTTATGTTTTTCTGTTCGTGATAATGTCCAGATTCCTCCTTCACTGATCAATATTTTTAAAGAAATTGAGACTGATCTTAATCAACCAGCTCCTTCCAGTGGAAATCTCGAAAGATGGGCAGATCAAGGTGTACTTTTATTAAATGCAACTTTAAGCGTGAGAGCTCACCAGGCCGGCTCCCACCAAAATAAAGGATGGGAAGTCTTTACAGATGAAGTGATCAGGCTCATTTCCACAGAAAAAGAAAATGTAGTTTTTATACTTTGGGGGGGGTATGCCAAGAAAAAATCCAAGCTAATCGATAGTTCGAAGCATCTAATTTTAACCAGTGGTCATCCGTCACCATTAAGCGCAAACAGAGGATACTGGTTTGGAAATAAACATTTTAGTCAGGCCAATGAGTATTTGCAATCAAAAGGTAAAAAACCGATTAATTGGTAA
- the ppk1 gene encoding polyphosphate kinase 1, which produces MPQPSENRFRHRDLNWLSFNERVLQEAADKINPLYDRMKFLAIFSSNLDEYFRVRVSQLRQMKRVKKSIRKKLALKPSRITKQIIEEVKKQQNQFGDIYKKQIIPELAANNIFLLEADHYDEKQKAFAEDYFQKNIQQHLDPILINLDEENELFLKNSILYFLVTFKDENKLAIVNIPVEECGRFVSFDDEAEKHQITYLDEILRHQLFKIFPESDITGIYEIKLSRDAELYIDDIYEGVLAEKIYESLKQRTDGQPTRLLYDASMPDPVHRKIRKLLKLGKIDMMPGGKYHNFKDFFTFPDPGDNKDLHFKKLPPLPHKTLEKSNDYFKSILEKDQALHFPFMSFDYVERFVEQAAADEQVTDISISLYRVADESKLTNSLMRALENGKNVTVFVEAKARFDEENNISWGRKFEEKGAHVIYSFPKVKVHSKIMLVKRQENDETVRYAYIGTGNFNAETAEIYCDHAIFTANKLITKELDRLFKVLEGELIIPREKNLLISPFSTRQEFTKLIYNEIENAREGKKAKITAKMNSLEDEEMIELLYRASEAGVEIRMLIRGFTCLIPGVQGMSDNIYITSVVDRFLEHGRIYLFENDGDEKMFYGSADWMSRNLDRRIEVISPVLDKDIFNEFKEILNIQLKDNMKARIQDKEESNTYVQKEDDEETVRSQYAIYDYLKEKHSND; this is translated from the coding sequence ATGCCGCAACCTAGTGAAAACCGTTTTAGACACCGAGATCTAAACTGGTTGAGTTTTAACGAAAGGGTTCTACAGGAGGCTGCAGATAAAATTAATCCTCTTTACGACAGGATGAAATTCCTGGCAATTTTTTCTTCCAACCTGGATGAATATTTCCGCGTACGCGTTTCTCAACTCCGCCAGATGAAAAGGGTGAAGAAAAGTATCAGGAAAAAACTAGCCCTTAAACCTTCAAGGATCACTAAGCAGATCATCGAAGAAGTTAAAAAGCAACAGAATCAGTTTGGAGATATCTATAAAAAGCAGATCATCCCGGAACTTGCAGCAAACAACATATTTTTACTGGAGGCAGATCATTACGATGAAAAGCAGAAGGCCTTTGCTGAGGATTATTTTCAAAAGAACATTCAGCAACATTTAGATCCTATTCTAATTAATCTGGATGAAGAGAATGAATTGTTTCTGAAGAATTCTATCCTCTATTTCCTGGTTACTTTTAAAGATGAAAATAAATTAGCCATTGTTAATATACCGGTAGAAGAATGTGGCCGATTCGTGTCTTTTGATGATGAAGCAGAAAAACATCAGATCACTTATTTAGATGAAATTCTAAGACATCAATTGTTTAAAATTTTTCCTGAAAGCGATATTACAGGAATCTATGAGATCAAATTATCCCGGGATGCTGAACTGTATATCGACGATATATATGAAGGCGTACTGGCAGAAAAGATCTATGAATCTTTAAAGCAAAGAACAGATGGGCAGCCCACAAGATTACTTTATGATGCAAGCATGCCCGATCCTGTTCATAGAAAAATCAGGAAACTTCTGAAATTAGGGAAGATCGATATGATGCCGGGAGGTAAATATCATAATTTCAAAGACTTCTTTACTTTTCCTGATCCAGGTGACAATAAGGATCTTCATTTTAAAAAGCTTCCTCCTCTACCTCATAAAACCCTGGAAAAAAGTAATGATTACTTTAAATCTATCCTAGAGAAAGATCAGGCGCTGCATTTTCCTTTTATGTCATTTGATTATGTGGAGAGATTTGTAGAACAGGCCGCGGCAGATGAACAGGTTACTGATATTAGTATTTCCCTTTATCGGGTAGCCGATGAGTCCAAACTTACTAATTCTCTAATGCGGGCTCTGGAGAACGGTAAAAATGTAACTGTTTTTGTAGAAGCCAAAGCAAGATTCGATGAGGAGAACAACATTAGCTGGGGAAGAAAATTTGAAGAAAAAGGCGCTCATGTGATCTATTCTTTTCCGAAGGTGAAAGTACATTCGAAAATCATGCTGGTAAAAAGGCAAGAGAATGATGAAACTGTACGATATGCATATATTGGAACCGGAAATTTCAATGCAGAAACCGCTGAAATCTATTGCGATCATGCCATCTTTACAGCAAATAAACTTATAACTAAAGAACTCGACCGCCTGTTTAAAGTGCTGGAAGGAGAACTGATCATCCCGAGAGAAAAGAACCTTTTGATCTCTCCATTTTCTACAAGGCAGGAATTTACCAAATTGATCTACAACGAGATCGAAAATGCCAGAGAAGGCAAGAAAGCTAAGATTACCGCCAAGATGAACAGCCTTGAAGATGAGGAAATGATCGAGTTGCTGTACCGGGCGAGCGAAGCGGGTGTCGAGATTAGAATGCTGATACGGGGTTTTACCTGTCTAATTCCAGGAGTTCAAGGAATGAGTGATAACATTTATATCACCAGTGTCGTTGATCGTTTTCTGGAACACGGTAGAATCTATCTTTTTGAAAATGATGGTGATGAAAAGATGTTTTATGGGAGTGCAGACTGGATGAGTCGTAATCTTGATCGCAGGATTGAAGTCATCTCTCCGGTGCTGGATAAAGATATTTTTAACGAATTCAAAGAGATACTGAATATTCAGTTAAAGGATAATATGAAAGCTCGTATTCAGGATAAGGAAGAGTCGAATACCTATGTTCAGAAAGAAGATGATGAGGAAACAGTACGTTCGCAATATGCGATATATGACTATCTAAAAGAAAAGCATTCAAATGACTAA
- a CDS encoding 2-oxoglutarate and iron-dependent oxygenase domain-containing protein has protein sequence MNNIPSVDLADFLSEDPKRKEKFVNEIGKAYEEIGFVALKNHFLSDGLVDNLYKEVKSFFDLPVETKKNYEIEGLAGQRGYISFGKEHAKGKKEGDLKEFWHFGQEPSADAKLSEEYPENVQVEELPDFNETGMEAYRMLEKTGIYVLRALAIYIGLEEHYFDHWASNGNSILRPIHYPPITEEPKGAVRAGAHGDINLITLLMGASTGGLQVLRKDGEWIDAVPQEDELVINVGDMLERHTNNKLRSTIHRVTNPPKDQWGKPRYSIPFFMHPRSDMRLDCLEECIDEDNPKQYEDITAGEFLHQRLVEIGLLKK, from the coding sequence ATGAATAATATTCCCAGTGTAGATCTCGCCGATTTTCTTTCGGAAGATCCTAAAAGAAAAGAAAAGTTCGTTAACGAGATTGGTAAGGCATATGAAGAAATAGGTTTTGTAGCTCTTAAAAATCACTTTTTGAGTGATGGTCTGGTTGACAATCTTTACAAAGAAGTAAAATCTTTTTTCGACTTACCTGTTGAAACTAAGAAGAACTACGAGATCGAAGGGCTGGCTGGACAAAGAGGTTATATTTCCTTCGGAAAAGAGCATGCGAAAGGTAAAAAAGAAGGAGATTTAAAAGAATTCTGGCATTTTGGACAGGAACCTTCAGCAGATGCGAAACTTTCTGAAGAATATCCTGAAAATGTACAGGTAGAAGAATTACCAGATTTTAATGAAACTGGTATGGAAGCCTATAGAATGCTGGAAAAAACTGGCATTTACGTGCTTCGCGCCCTTGCTATATATATTGGATTGGAAGAGCATTATTTTGACCATTGGGCAAGTAATGGAAATAGTATTTTAAGACCAATCCATTACCCACCAATTACTGAAGAGCCAAAGGGAGCTGTTAGAGCTGGAGCTCACGGAGATATCAATTTAATTACTCTTTTGATGGGAGCATCTACGGGTGGTCTGCAAGTTCTTCGGAAAGATGGTGAATGGATCGATGCAGTTCCGCAGGAAGATGAACTAGTGATCAACGTTGGGGATATGCTGGAAAGACATACCAATAACAAACTTCGTTCTACTATTCACCGAGTTACGAATCCGCCAAAAGATCAATGGGGAAAACCTAGATATTCTATTCCATTCTTTATGCACCCACGCAGTGATATGAGACTTGACTGTCTTGAAGAATGTATCGATGAAGATAACCCAAAACAATATGAAGACATTACTGCAGGAGAATTTTTGCATCAGCGTCTTGTGGAGATAGGTCTCTTAAAAAAATAG
- a CDS encoding translation initiation factor: MAKKKLGLEDLGGFVFSTNDEFDETSYANGDSQEELAPEDQQLEAHFSNKGRGGKTVTIIKNYQGSEEELVKLGKLLKKKCGVGGSTKDGEIIIQGDDREKIMQILQKQGYQVKRVGG, from the coding sequence ATGGCGAAAAAGAAATTAGGTCTGGAAGATCTGGGAGGTTTCGTGTTTTCGACCAATGATGAATTTGATGAAACATCATATGCCAATGGAGATTCCCAAGAAGAACTCGCTCCGGAGGATCAGCAATTAGAAGCACATTTTAGTAATAAAGGAAGAGGCGGTAAAACAGTGACTATCATCAAAAATTACCAGGGTTCTGAAGAAGAACTCGTCAAACTAGGAAAATTACTGAAGAAAAAATGTGGAGTTGGCGGTAGTACCAAGGATGGAGAAATAATCATCCAGGGTGACGACCGTGAGAAAATAATGCAGATCCTGCAAAAACAAGGATATCAGGTTAAACGTGTTGGAGGTTAA
- a CDS encoding DUF1835 domain-containing protein: MSEKTLHIVNGDGLAEQMQELNLPGELIIWRELLCEGPTNRKLNDKFFKMRKKFLLKAYDISAENYEERFISEVERLKAMDDYDKIYLWFEYDLFCHINMLAAIQVLANKRMDMPVYLVCSKKLKGEKEFQPLCQLSISELKNHYENSIVLTSEDIEVALLIWELYCGDDPLKLKAQIKTKSNFEYLSSCIRAHIERFPNSKTGINSLDRNILKLIESREITSRNHLLGYALQHQGYYGYSDSQMQRKLDRLSLFYSENENKIQLTEKGIQVLNGKKNFYRELSNEQVYGGVRKFDFLYDPELNRLLKL; the protein is encoded by the coding sequence ATGAGCGAAAAAACTTTACATATAGTAAACGGTGATGGTTTGGCCGAACAAATGCAGGAGCTCAACTTACCGGGTGAATTGATTATATGGCGTGAACTTTTATGTGAAGGTCCTACAAACAGGAAGCTTAATGACAAGTTCTTCAAAATGCGCAAGAAATTCCTGTTAAAGGCATACGATATCTCTGCGGAAAATTATGAAGAACGTTTTATTTCTGAAGTTGAAAGACTGAAAGCCATGGATGACTATGACAAGATCTATCTGTGGTTTGAGTATGATCTTTTTTGCCATATTAATATGCTTGCCGCCATTCAGGTTCTTGCGAACAAGAGAATGGACATGCCTGTTTATCTTGTGTGTAGCAAAAAACTTAAAGGTGAGAAGGAATTTCAACCCTTATGCCAGCTATCAATTTCAGAATTGAAGAACCATTATGAGAACAGCATTGTATTAACTTCTGAAGATATTGAAGTTGCATTGTTGATTTGGGAACTTTATTGTGGTGATGATCCTTTAAAACTAAAAGCACAAATCAAGACCAAGTCCAATTTTGAATATCTATCAAGCTGCATTAGAGCACATATTGAAAGGTTTCCAAATAGTAAGACAGGGATCAATTCGCTTGATAGAAACATTTTAAAACTTATAGAATCAAGAGAGATTACCAGTAGAAATCATCTACTGGGATATGCTCTACAGCATCAGGGTTATTATGGATATAGCGATAGCCAGATGCAAAGAAAACTGGACAGGCTCTCCCTGTTCTATTCTGAAAACGAAAATAAAATACAACTTACTGAAAAAGGAATTCAGGTATTAAATGGAAAAAAGAACTTCTATCGTGAACTTTCAAATGAACAGGTTTATGGCGGAGTTCGAAAATTCGATTTCCTATATGATCCTGAATTGAACAGATTATTAAAACTATAG
- a CDS encoding DNA mismatch repair protein MutS, protein MIKISSRSLDDLEFPVVCAQVSELCITGQGKEKALKIQPYPSFQKTVFGLDQTNEFIKSKTQDEAIPNYGFDSIQPELRLLAIEESVLEIGGFRKISSLNETVNNHLKFFRKNKHLYPALSETVSHLEYDLSLVEKINSVIDRFGEMKDDASTYLQQLRRSINAVKGQINTSFNSALTTYNGYGYLDEIKESVVENVRVLAVKSMYRRKVKGGIMGNSKTGSIVYIQPEATHRYTRELNNLEYEAKEEIKRILKELTEFTRPYREVLVEHQDLLSEMDVIAAKAKYAYKIEGILPKITKDRELFLKDAYHPLLLLNNKKKNEKTYPQSIELGADNRIMVISGPNAGGKSITLKTVGLLQVMLQSGMLIPVHEYSRMCLFSKVLTDIGDNQSIENHLSTYSYRLKNMNYFLRKCDDKTLFLIDEFGTGSDPELGGALAETFLEVFYEKGSFGILTTHYANLKKLANELPEMSNANMMFDSQTLEPIYKLQVGEAGSSFTFEVAQKNGIPYSLINRSKKKVERGKIRFDRSIANLQKERSNLRKTTDSLKTKEEKAAAEKEKLEETNSRVQQKLESYQELYDTNQRMIYLGQKVNDLSEKYFSNKKKKELIGEFIKLVEIENSKRKKESAKKLKAKKNKEEQLKKEVQKKIEPIREKKKEEKKKETQLKKQEANKPKAKLKIGDRVRLEDGKAVGTIDKIEKDKALVNYGIFTTSVGMAQLELVQSAKKK, encoded by the coding sequence ATGATAAAAATTAGTTCCAGGAGTCTTGATGATTTGGAATTTCCAGTAGTATGCGCACAGGTTAGCGAACTTTGCATTACAGGACAGGGAAAAGAAAAGGCTCTTAAGATCCAACCATACCCGAGTTTTCAAAAGACCGTTTTTGGACTCGATCAAACCAATGAATTTATTAAATCCAAAACCCAGGATGAAGCGATCCCGAATTACGGATTTGATAGTATTCAACCTGAGCTTCGATTACTGGCTATAGAGGAGTCGGTTCTTGAAATTGGAGGTTTCAGAAAGATTTCTTCGCTTAATGAAACGGTGAATAATCACTTGAAATTCTTTAGAAAAAACAAGCATCTCTATCCTGCTTTGTCTGAGACTGTTTCTCATCTGGAATATGACCTAAGCCTCGTAGAAAAGATCAATTCGGTTATTGATCGGTTTGGGGAAATGAAAGATGATGCTTCCACGTATTTACAACAGTTGCGAAGATCGATCAATGCTGTAAAGGGCCAGATAAATACAAGTTTTAATTCAGCTTTAACTACCTACAACGGTTATGGATATCTTGACGAGATCAAGGAAAGTGTTGTGGAGAATGTGCGGGTGCTCGCTGTCAAATCCATGTACCGACGTAAGGTAAAAGGTGGAATCATGGGGAATTCCAAAACCGGCAGTATTGTATATATTCAACCGGAAGCTACACATCGTTATACTCGAGAACTTAATAATTTAGAATACGAGGCAAAAGAAGAGATCAAGCGTATCTTAAAAGAACTGACAGAGTTTACCAGGCCCTATCGTGAAGTTTTGGTAGAACATCAGGATCTTTTAAGTGAAATGGATGTGATCGCTGCCAAGGCTAAATACGCCTATAAGATTGAGGGGATCTTACCAAAGATCACCAAGGATCGAGAATTATTTCTGAAAGATGCATACCATCCTTTATTACTTCTGAATAATAAGAAAAAGAACGAAAAGACATATCCACAGAGTATTGAACTAGGCGCTGACAACCGAATAATGGTTATTTCAGGCCCAAACGCCGGTGGTAAAAGTATCACTCTTAAAACTGTTGGACTTTTGCAGGTAATGCTCCAGAGCGGAATGCTTATTCCAGTTCATGAGTATAGTAGAATGTGCCTATTCTCAAAAGTTCTTACCGATATTGGTGATAATCAATCTATAGAAAATCACCTCAGTACATATAGCTACCGTTTGAAAAACATGAATTACTTTCTGCGGAAATGTGATGATAAAACATTGTTTCTAATAGATGAATTTGGAACGGGAAGTGATCCTGAACTTGGTGGTGCCTTAGCTGAAACATTTCTGGAGGTTTTCTATGAAAAAGGATCTTTCGGAATTCTTACAACACATTACGCGAACCTGAAGAAATTGGCCAATGAATTGCCAGAGATGAGCAATGCGAATATGATGTTCGATAGTCAGACGCTTGAACCAATCTATAAGCTACAGGTGGGAGAAGCCGGAAGCTCCTTTACTTTTGAAGTTGCCCAGAAGAACGGTATTCCTTATAGCCTGATCAATCGGTCTAAAAAGAAGGTAGAACGTGGTAAGATTAGATTTGATCGAAGTATCGCGAACCTTCAGAAGGAACGTTCTAACCTTAGAAAAACAACCGACAGTCTTAAGACCAAAGAGGAAAAAGCCGCGGCTGAAAAGGAAAAGCTGGAAGAGACAAACTCCAGGGTTCAGCAGAAACTCGAGAGCTATCAGGAGCTGTATGATACCAATCAGCGAATGATCTATCTTGGACAGAAGGTCAATGATTTAAGCGAAAAATACTTCAGCAATAAGAAGAAAAAGGAGCTTATTGGAGAATTTATAAAGCTGGTGGAAATAGAGAATTCCAAACGAAAAAAAGAAAGCGCCAAGAAACTAAAGGCTAAGAAAAATAAGGAAGAACAGCTTAAAAAAGAGGTTCAGAAAAAAATTGAACCTATTCGGGAAAAGAAAAAAGAAGAGAAGAAAAAAGAAACGCAATTAAAGAAACAGGAAGCCAATAAACCAAAAGCTAAATTAAAGATTGGTGATCGTGTTCGGCTTGAAGATGGAAAAGCGGTTGGGACTATCGATAAGATAGAAAAAGACAAAGCTCTGGTGAATTATGGTATTTTCACCACTTCAGTAGGAATGGCTCAACTGGAACTGGTACAATCTGCTAAAAAGAAATAG